The following coding sequences lie in one Mucilaginibacter sp. KACC 22773 genomic window:
- a CDS encoding RICIN domain-containing protein: MKSKLLLLFCFFCLLPFWSCRKSANPAATIADSVKTGKSSKLKVAAISPFVHPGLLHTEADFIRMQTMVSAGTEPWLSGWNKLTANSHSSSTYVMKGPVDTVYRGSGSPENYSKLYNDVAAAYQNALRWKINGDVACGNNAVAIMNAWSSTLKAISGSADRWLAAGIYGYEFANAAEIMRSYSGWAAADFARFQTMMLTVFYPMNHDFLVNHNGACITNYWANWDLCSMASILSIGILCDDAAKYNEAVTYFKTGAGNGAIDHAVPFLYTGGLGQGQESGRDQGHQCLDIALLGPFCQMAFNQGDDLFGYESNKTLAVSEYTASYNLGNTVPFTTYNWGSGTTCAANSQTVISESGRGNIRPSWELIYNHFANVAGVTATYSAQYATNMRPEGGGGDYGSTSGGYDQLGFGTLTFTTTTQPIANGTYHLLNRASGKYLDNLGATTNAANVGQWASSTSGNQKWVLSYSGGYYKLTCVSSSKCLDSNANTADGSNVTQWSSGTSPNQQWVIVPVGSYYKVVNRTNGKCLDTGGGTANGSIMQFWGSNSSLNQQWSIVP, encoded by the coding sequence ATGAAATCAAAATTGCTATTACTGTTTTGTTTTTTTTGCCTGCTTCCTTTCTGGAGCTGCAGGAAATCAGCAAACCCTGCCGCAACTATTGCAGACAGTGTTAAAACCGGGAAATCGTCAAAATTAAAGGTAGCTGCCATCAGCCCTTTTGTTCATCCGGGCCTGCTGCACACCGAGGCCGATTTTATCCGCATGCAAACCATGGTATCGGCGGGTACCGAACCCTGGCTTTCGGGCTGGAACAAGCTTACCGCAAACTCCCACTCCTCATCAACTTATGTGATGAAAGGGCCGGTAGATACCGTATACAGGGGTTCCGGCTCGCCCGAAAATTATTCTAAACTATACAATGATGTGGCGGCAGCGTATCAAAACGCCCTGCGTTGGAAAATTAACGGCGATGTGGCCTGTGGCAATAATGCCGTGGCTATTATGAATGCCTGGTCATCCACGCTCAAGGCCATATCGGGCAGTGCCGATAGGTGGCTTGCCGCCGGTATTTATGGCTATGAGTTTGCCAACGCCGCCGAAATTATGCGCTCGTACAGCGGGTGGGCGGCGGCCGACTTTGCCAGGTTTCAAACCATGATGCTCACTGTATTTTACCCCATGAACCACGATTTCCTGGTGAACCATAACGGTGCCTGCATTACCAATTACTGGGCAAACTGGGACCTTTGCAGCATGGCCTCCATCTTGTCTATCGGCATCCTGTGCGATGATGCCGCCAAGTACAATGAGGCCGTTACTTATTTTAAAACCGGTGCAGGCAATGGTGCTATTGATCATGCAGTACCTTTCTTATACACAGGCGGCCTTGGCCAGGGCCAGGAAAGTGGCCGCGACCAGGGCCACCAGTGCCTTGATATTGCCCTGCTTGGCCCGTTTTGCCAAATGGCCTTTAACCAGGGCGATGACCTGTTTGGTTACGAAAGCAACAAGACACTGGCGGTAAGCGAATATACAGCCAGCTATAACCTGGGCAATACCGTGCCGTTTACAACCTACAACTGGGGCAGTGGCACTACCTGCGCGGCAAATTCGCAAACGGTAATTTCCGAGTCGGGGAGGGGCAATATCCGGCCGTCGTGGGAGTTGATTTATAACCATTTTGCCAATGTAGCCGGGGTTACGGCCACCTATAGTGCCCAGTATGCCACCAACATGAGGCCCGAAGGCGGGGGCGGCGATTATGGCAGCACAAGCGGCGGCTACGATCAGCTGGGGTTTGGCACCCTTACTTTTACAACAACCACACAGCCCATCGCCAATGGTACCTATCACCTCCTGAACCGGGCAAGCGGCAAATACCTGGATAACCTGGGCGCCACCACCAATGCTGCAAATGTAGGGCAGTGGGCCAGCAGCACTTCCGGTAATCAAAAATGGGTGCTATCCTATAGCGGCGGATATTACAAGCTTACCTGCGTATCCAGCAGTAAATGTTTGGATAGCAATGCCAATACTGCCGATGGCTCCAATGTTACCCAATGGTCAAGCGGTACATCGCCAAACCAGCAATGGGTAATTGTACCAGTTGGGTCATACTACAAAGTTGTAAACCGTACCAACGGCAAATGCCTTGATACCGGCGGCGGTACCGCCAATGGCTCCATTATGCAGTTTTGGGGTAGCAACAGCAGCCTTAACCAGCAGTGGTCTATTGTGCCGTGA
- a CDS encoding RNA polymerase sigma factor, which yields MNKNDQLAIRWEKTRQGDVSEFGAIHHELYPLLYHYLLKITRDEIVSEDLLQELFIKMWERKERLGPIHNVKVYFFKAARSLALNYFKRQKNHLPITDDQREIDLAFSQEEIWVNSENDLEFNRLLALALNALPKRQKEMVFLKYFDGWTYEQIAEVTGINYQSVVNHIHRAMQQLRNNLVYDKRVQSCRVAV from the coding sequence ATGAACAAGAATGACCAGTTAGCAATACGTTGGGAAAAAACCCGGCAGGGTGATGTCAGTGAATTCGGGGCTATTCACCATGAGTTGTACCCGCTGCTTTATCATTACCTGCTGAAAATTACCCGCGACGAAATTGTATCAGAAGACCTGCTGCAGGAACTGTTTATAAAAATGTGGGAACGTAAAGAAAGGCTTGGCCCCATACATAATGTGAAGGTGTACTTTTTTAAGGCGGCGCGGTCCCTTGCGCTCAATTATTTTAAGCGCCAAAAGAACCATTTACCAATAACCGACGATCAGCGCGAAATTGATCTTGCTTTTTCCCAGGAAGAAATTTGGGTGAACAGCGAAAATGACCTTGAATTTAACAGGCTGCTCGCCCTTGCCCTGAATGCTTTGCCCAAAAGGCAAAAAGAAATGGTGTTTTTAAAATATTTTGACGGCTGGACCTACGAACAGATAGCCGAAGTAACCGGTATAAATTACCAATCGGTAGTAAACCACATACACCGGGCTATGCAGCAGCTGCGCAATAACCTGGTGTATGATAAACGGGTACAATCCTGTCGTGTAGCAGTTTAA